A genomic window from Schistocerca serialis cubense isolate TAMUIC-IGC-003099 chromosome 4, iqSchSeri2.2, whole genome shotgun sequence includes:
- the LOC126475449 gene encoding SRSF protein kinase 3 gives MNSKTDVNRRVFAIKAKKKRPKPGKRKGKNERDGRAYSNKVEPSHSSSNETIEDEDDYFSSDDDEQEDPADYCKGGYHPVKIGDLFNGRYRVTRKLGWGHFSTVWLCWDLYDKKFVALKVVKSASHFTETALDEIKLLKVVRESDVNDHKRNKTVQLLDDFKISGVNGTHVCMVFEVLGHNLLKLIIRSNYHGIPTENVKSIIRQVLEGLDYLHTKCKIIHTDIKPENVLVCVDENYIRRLACEATELHTMGLKLPVSLVSTAPREEPDPNVKMSKNKKKKLKKKAKRQTELLRKQMEQIEETEEQKRREMALELECQSPEDNRESAETQSEVFDEVHDEDDDDASSKVIDTAYQNGIDKKEHSKSMGDGAAEETSSSDSQKLCNSEKCDEGAGESGTCPVNKTTRKKETKSVTGRPSRQSSGYTSFSHDAKPELDPAFVVCDIEVKIADLGNACWTYRHFTEDIQTRQYRSLEVLLGAGYGTSADIWSTACMAFELATGDYLFEPHSGEDYSRDEDHLAHIIELLGEIPRRIAMSGKHSRQFFNKKCDLRRISGLKPWGLFEVLTEKYDWDPKEAREFTAFLRPMLDFDPERRATAAECLKHPWLN, from the coding sequence ATGAATTCGAAAACTGATGTGAATCGGAGAGTATTTGCTATTAAAGCTAAAAAGAAACGCCCGAAACCtggtaaaagaaaaggaaaaaatgaaaGAGATGGAAGAGCATACTCAAATAAAGTAGAACCATCTCATTCGTCTTCAAACGAAACTATAGAAGATGAAGATGATTATTTCAGCTCCGACGATGATGAGCAGGAGGATCCTGCAGATTATTGCAAAGGTGGTTACCATCCAGTCAAAATAGGTGATTTGTTTAACGGAAGATATCGTGTCACACGAAAGTTAGGTTGGGGTCATTTTTCAACTGTATGGCTTTGTTGGGATCTGtatgacaagaaatttgtggcattgaAAGTTGTGAAGAGTGCTTCACATTTCACGGAGACTGCCTTAGATGAAATAAAACTGTTGAAAGTCGTGCGGGAAAGTGATGTTAACGATCATAAACGAAACAAAACAGTACAACTCTTGGACGATTTTAAAATAAGTGGTGTTAATGGAACACACGTGTGTATGGTATTCGAAGTTCTTGGTcataatttgttaaaattaatCATCAGAAGTAACTACCATGGCATTCCAACAGAGAATGTAAAATCTATTATTCGACAAGTATTAGAAGGTTTGGACTACTTACATACCAAATGTAAAATTATTCATACTGATATAAAACCTGAAAACGTTTTGGTATGTGTAGACGAAAATTATATTAGGAGACTTGCCTGCGAGGCTACAGAACTTCATACAATGGGCCTTAAACTGCCTGTATCATTAGTCAGCACTGCACCAAGGGAGGAACCGGATCCAAAtgtaaaaatgtcaaaaaataagaagaagaaattaaaaaagaaagcaaAGCGCCAGACTGaactgctgagaaagcaaatggaaCAGATCGAAGAGACTGAAGAACAGAAGAGGAGAGAGATGGCACTGGAATTGGAGTGCCAGTCACCAGAAGATAATAGAGAATCTGCTGAAACTCAGTCTGAGGTGTTTGATGAGGtgcatgatgaagatgatgatgatgccagCTCAAAGGTAATAGACACTGCATATCAAAATGGGATAGATAAAAAAGAACACAGCAAGTCAATGGGAGATGGTGCTGCAGAAGAGACCTCAAGTTCTGATTCTCAGAAGCTGTGTAACTCAGAAAAATGTGATGAAGGAGCTGGTGAGAGTGGAACATGTCCTGTTAATAaaacaacaagaaagaaagaaacaaaatctgtTACTGGTAGACCATCCCGCCAATCTTCTGGGTATACATCATTTAGTCATGATGCAAAACCTGAACTGGACCCAGCATTTGTGGTGTGTGATATTGAAGTAAAAATAGCAGATTTAGGAAATGCTTGCTGGACTTACCGTCATTTCACAGAGGACATACAAACACGCCAGTATCGTTCATTGGAGGTCCTTCTGGGAGCTGGATATGGCACGTCTGCAGATATCTGGAGTACAGCATGCATGGCATTTGAACTTGCTACAGGGGATTATCTCTTTGAGCCACATTCAGGGGAAGACTATTCTCGTGATGAAGATCATTTGGCTCATATTATTGAACTTTTGGGTGAAATACCTCGAAGGATAGCTATGTCTGGCAAACATTCCCGCCAGTTCTTTAATAAAAAATGTGATTTGCGCCGAATCTCGGGTTTGAAGCCGTGGGGACTTTTTGAAGTCTTAACTGAAAAATACGATTGGGACCCAAAGGAAGCAAGAGAATTCACAGCTTTTCTTCGCCCTATGCTGGACTTTGATCCAGAACGTCGTGCAACTGCTGCAGAATGCTTGAAACATCCCTGGCTAAATTAG